DNA from Roseiconus lacunae:
TCATCTCTTCGCATATGGCTTGCCATTCATGAGCGGGGTCTGTTTTATATTGCAGAACGATCAGGATCACGCGGTCGGCGCGAGAGATCATCCACTTCAAGCCAATCTGACACGCCGACTCGTCGTGCATCCGGTGGTTATCCGATGGCTTAAGTGACAATTCATGAGCCGCTATGGGCCAAAGAGTTTTGAACCAGTTCCATCGGCAACTGAATACAACCAAAGCTCAGCATTCCCCTTGCGAACAATAATTTGCGAATCCGATGCCCAGCTAGGGAAAGCAAATACTCCCTCCGCAATCGGTGTAGACGTTTCGCGGCTGGGATTGAAAACCATCAGCCTAGCATTGGTTCTCTGGTCTCCGTCGAGGGCATCAACATAACAGATGCCCGAGGCGTTCCAATCAAAAGCAAGGAAGTAGTGACCGCATTTGAACCGCTTTCGAGTTTCTCCAGTTCTTAGGTCGATTGTCGTAAACCAATCATCTATGCAGTACCCAAGCAACGAACCGTCAGGGGAACAAACCACGTGCAGAGGACCCCCCCCTTGCTCGGGTGAGGCAGAATGCAGGATGCGTTCGGTTTGAGATTGAAGGCTAAATTCACAAACGAGAAAACCATCGCGGATGTAGAACACCCGCGAGTTGCCCA
Protein-coding regions in this window:
- a CDS encoding TolB-like translocation protein; protein product: MIESERAWGPKYSANGTHLGYIRDTDLIVENVQAKERKLLAKRVNRYNWCWGVGNSRVFYIRDGFLVCEFSLQSQTERILHSASPEQGGGPLHVVCSPDGSLLGYCIDDWFTTIDLRTGETRKRFKCGHYFLAFDWNASGICYVDALDGDQRTNARLMVFNPSRETSTPIAEGVFAFPSWASDSQIIVRKGNAELWLYSVADGTGSKLFGP